A stretch of Monomorium pharaonis isolate MP-MQ-018 chromosome 7, ASM1337386v2, whole genome shotgun sequence DNA encodes these proteins:
- the LOC105828704 gene encoding xanthine dehydrogenase/oxidase produces METAIMFKHKRNCVEFTINGVLHSVSECIPSDTSLNVYIRDYVKLCGTKAMCHEGGCGVCIVSAEIKGETMAVNSCLVPIMICDGWAIRTIESLGDRKNGYHTIQATLADKNGSQCGYCSPGMVMNMYSLIHDKKLSMQQIENSFGGNICRCTGYRSILDAFKVFANDASPSMVENIHDIEELYKIRCPKYGMSYTDICCDKQLPYRNAILDIKLADAEFYKVYTIDDLFTIFLWKPNTTYTLNGGNTAQGVYRSKKTDLYIDINDIPDLRHIEKTNQYLVLGGNTSLTKALQTFQKYSTEPGFKYLRHLAHHVDLIAHIPVRNIGSIAGNLMIKHEHNEFPSDVCLILETAGTEIHVLEGSGSKQSVDLLEFLKLDMYHKIIYSVVLPPLSDEYEYRSYKIMPRAQNAHAHVNAGFLFKLCPKGTVLERPNIIYGGINKNFLHATNTELMLIGKSILDNQVLKIALNTLHDELQPDHVLPDYSPEFRRTLAEGLFYKFVLSIKPDNVNPRFYSGGFLLERGLSSGTQDYDTDKKMWPVNEPVTKLDAIKQTSGEAQYCNDLPPYPREVFCAFVLTKVSNGKIDSIDASKALSVKGVVAFFSAKDIPGKNLCISAASKMQFLSEDELLFAEKDVLYAGQPVGVIVAETHKLANEAAKLVDIKYSESLKMKPVITIEDALATGNDTRIKQSVNTPAKKKGGNTKQVIKGVFQCNGQYHYTMETQSCVCVPVEDGMAVYPSSQWMDLIQVSIANCLNVMNNSINVYIRRIGGAYGSKISRNSQISCACALVCYKLNRPARFVMTIESNMQSQGKRYSTRQEYEIGVDDNGIIQYLNSKHWGNCGSSFNEPQAAMVVVYMQNSCYATDSWTFNGFEVRTDIPSNTHCRSPSSTEATAMIENVMEHIAKVTKKDPVQIRLSNMNDMDKTVLEPMIKDLSKSADYEMRKRAVETFNKQNRWKKKGIAMVTMKYPIFYLGQFNAMVSVCARDGSVCVTHGGIEVGQGINTKIAQIAAYTLGIDLKLISVKRSNNLATPNNSITGGNITTETCAYATIQACEEILKRLEPIRKEMNNPSWKDLVFTAYQRDIDLCARYMLASQQPDKMKPYGIYGVTIAEVEIDVLTGQCIVRRVDLMEDAGQSLNPKIDVGQVQGAFVMGMGYWTSEDLVYDPKTGILTNDRTWNYKPPGAKDIPEDFRVFLRKNSFNAVGIFGSKTTGEPPLCMSCVIPIAIRNALNSARAETGNTDEWYQLDGPCTTERILLTSLTNKDNMML; encoded by the exons ATGGAAACAGCAATAAT GTTCAAACATAAAAGAAACTGTGttgaatttacaattaatggaGTCCTGCACTCtg TATCAGAATGTATACCAAGTGACACTTCTCTTAATGTCTACATCCGCGATTATGTGAAACTCTGCGGTACAAAAGCAATGTGCCATGAAGGTGGCTGCGGAGTCTGCATTGTCAGTGCGGAAATCAAGGGCGAGACAATGGCAGTGAATTCTTGTCTTGTACCGATAATGATCTGCGATGG gTGGGCTATTCGTACAATTGAAAGTTTAGGTGACAGAAAAAATGGTTATCACACGATTCAAGCTACGCTTGCAGACAAAAACGGTTCGCAATGTGGATACTGTTCTCCAGGCATGGTGATGAATATGTATAG tcttatacatgacaaaaaattgtctatgcaacaaattgaaaattcGTTCGGAGGAAATATTTGTCGATGTACTGGATATCGTTCGATTTTGGATGCGTTCAAGGTATTTGCTAATGATGCATCTCCATCAATGGTGGAAAACATTCATGACATTGAG gAGTTGTACAAGATAAGATGCCCAAAATATGGAATGTCGTATACAGACATCTGTTGTGATAAGCAACTTCCCTATAGAAACGCAATATTGGATATAAAGTTAGCGGATGCAgaattctataaagtttaCACGATTGATGATTTATTCACAATATTTCTATGGAAACCgaataccacatatacattaAATGGAGGAAATACTGCGCAAG GTGTTTATCGCTCAAAGAAAACAGATCTCTACATTGATATAAACGACATCCCAGACTTGCGTCACATCGAAAAAACCAATCAGTACTTAGTCCTAGGCGGAAATACATCCCTTACAAAGGCGTTGCAGACCTTTCAAAAGTATTCAACTGAACcaggatttaaatatttacgtcaTTTGGCTCACCACGTAGACCTGATCGCACACATACCCGTGCGAAACATCGGCAGCATTGCCGGCAATCTGATGATCAAGCACGAGCACAACGAATTCCCATCCGATGTGTGTTTAATATTAGAGACCGCCGGTACTGAAATACATGTTCTCGAGGGATCCGGTAGCAAGCAGAGCGTGGACCTGTTGGAATTTTTGAAACTCGACATGTACCACAAAATCATCTACAGCGTTGTCTTGCCACCTCTGTCCGACGAGTACGAATACAGATCCTACAAGATCATGCCTAGGGCTCAGAACGCCCATGCTCACGTCAACGCCGGCTTCCTCTTCAAGCTCTGTCCTAAAGGAACG GTGCTGGAGAGACCTAACATTATCTACGGAGGCATCAACAAGAATTTTTTGCACGCGACAAACACAGAGCTAATGTTAATCGGTAAATCAATCTTAGACAATCAAGTGCTGAAGATTGCTTTGAACACGTTGCATGATGAATTGCAACCTGACCATGTATTGCCGGACTATTCGCCGGAATTCCGCAGGACTCTTGCCGAAGGATTGTTCTATAAATTTGTGTTAAGTATTAAGCCGGACAACGTAAATCCCAGATTTTATAGCGGAGGTTTTTTGTTAGAACGAGGACTCTCTTCAG GTACGCAAGATTACGATACGGATAAGAAGATGTGGCCGGTAAATGAGCCTGTAACGAAGTTAGATGCCATCAAACAGACATCGGGCGAGGCACAATATTGCAATGATTTGCCCCCGTATCCTAGAGAAGTGTTTTGCGCCTTCGTCCTTACGAAAGTTAGCAACGGTAAGATTGACAGTATAGACGCGAGCAAGGCGCTTTCTGTGAAGGGCGTAGTGGCATTCTTCAGCGCCAAGGATATACCGGGAAAGAATCTGTGCATTTCGGCCGCCAGCAAGATGCAGTTCTTATCGGAGGATGAATTGTTGTTCGCCGAAAAGGATGTTTTGTATGCCGGTCAGCCGGTCGGCGTAATCGTCGCGGAGACGCACAAGTTGGCGAACGAAGCCGCAAAATTGGTAGATATTAAGTACAGCGAATCTTTGAAAATGAAACCGGTAATAACCATCGAAGACGCGCTTGCCACGGGGAACGACACTAGGATCAAGCAAAGCGTCAACACTCCGGCGAAGAAGAAAG GAGGGAATACTAAGCAGGTAATAAAAGGCGTCTTTCAATGCAACGGACAGTATCATTACACCATGGAGACTCAATCCTGCGTGTGCGTTCCCGTGGAGGATGGCATGGCAGTCTATCCGTCATCACAATGGATGGACCTCATTCAAGTATCGATTGCGAATTGCCTCAATGTCATGAATAATAG tatcaatgtatatataagaCGAATTGGCGGTGCATATGGATCGAAAATCTCACGCAACTCGCAAATCTCATGTGCTTGCGCACTGGtatgttacaaattaaatcGTCCAGCGCGATTTGTCATGACGATCGAAAGCAATATGCAATCGCAAGGCAAGAGATACTCTACGCGTCAAGAATATGAGATCGGTGTGGACGATAATGGAATTATCCAGTATCTAAACTCGAAACATTGGGGCAACTGCGGTTCCAGTTTCAACGAACCACAAGCTGCTATGGTGGTTGTCTACATGcaaaa TAGCTGTTATGCGACCGATAGTTGGACATTCAATGGATTCGAGGTGCGAACCGATATACCATCAAACACGCACTGTCGATCACCATCATCCACGGAAGCAACAGCGATGATTGAAAATGTAATGGAGCACATTGCGAAAGTAACGAAAAAAGATCCCGTACAGATCAGATTGTCGAACATGAACGACATGGATAAGACAGTGTTAGAACCTATGATAAAGGATTTGTCAAAATCAGCCGATTACGAGATGCGAAAGCGGGCCGTTGAGACATTCAACAAGCAGAATCGTTGGAAGAAAAAGGGAATCGCCATGGTGACGATGAAGTAtccgatattttatttagggCAATTCAACGCAATGGTGTCGGTCTGCGCTCGCGACGGTTCGGTTTGCGTGACGCATGGCGGAATCGAGGTCGGTCAAGGTATAAATACTAAG ATTGCTCAAATAGCAGCTTACACCCTGGGAATCGATCTCAAATTAATCTCCGTTAAACGAAGCAACAATTTAGCAACACCCAACAATTCGATTACGGGAGGTAACATTACTACGGAAACCTGTGCATAT GCAACTATTCAAGCTTGcgaagaaattttaaagagaCTCGAGccaataagaaaagaaatgaataatCCAAGCTGGAAGGATCTCGTTTTCACGGCGTATCAACGGGACATTGATTTATgcgcacgttacat GTTGGCGAGTCAGCAGCCTGATAAGATGAAGCCTTATGGCATTTACGGTGTCACTATCGCCGAGGTGGAGATCGATGTACTAACCGGCCAGTGTATTGTCAGAAGAGTCGATTTGATGGAAGATGCTGGTCAAAGCTTGAATCCGAAGATCGATGTCGGTCAGGTGCAGGGAGCTTTCGTGATGGGAATGGGATATTGGACTTCTGAGGACTTGGTGTACGATCCTAAAACAGGAATATTAACGAATGACAGAACGTGG AATTATAAGCCGCCAGGAGCAAAGGATATTCCTGAGGACTTCCGTGTGTTTTTACGCAAGAACTCGTTCAATGCAGTTGGCATCTTTGGTTCAAAAA caactgGAGAACCACCGCTTTGCATGAGTTGCGTAATTCCAATAGCGATCCGCAATGCGTTAAACTCTGCTAGAGCAGAAACGGGAAATACGGATGAGTGGTATCAATTAG ATGGACCCTGTACCACCGAACGTATACTTTTAACCAGTTTAACCAACAAAGATAACATGATgctttaa